Part of the Desulfuribacillus alkaliarsenatis genome, CCCCTACTTGAACATCTTGCATAATAGAATCTAAATGCACGTACCTAGCAACAACACCGTTATTGTGTTCTATCCAGACTGATTTACCACGAAGCATGTCTAATATATATTCTGGTGTAATAAATCTACCCATAGCTTCCTGTAAAATTTGGTTTCTATAACTACTGGACAGTTCTATATAGCCCAAGTCAGACCTAATTACAATACCATCATCCATCGCTAATACTGGTGTATTCTTATCTACAATAATTCCTGAAGTATGGGAATAAAAATCCAATCCTTCATGATATCCATTCCTATAGTACCTAGGAGCCCCTGGCCATTGAGATGGTCTCGTGCTAACGTGTGAACCTTCTATTGGATTCATTAAATGCTCTAAATGAGCTAGCCTTTTTTCATAATCCCATTCGCTCACTGGTAATTCATCATTTGCTGGCAACTGAGTCTCACCAAAAACCTTCGTTATCTGACCTGAAACATAAATATTCTGATTATCCTTGTCTATATTTACTTCTATAACCTCATATCCAATTCCATATTTCAGAAAATCCGTACTTATTAACATCGTATCTGTATTTTCTTTGACAATTCCACCACGCAACGGAAATATACGATAACCCTCACTACCGATGTCTGTTCCGTAATAATGTTGAAATTCTCTATTATCATATTCTATATGATATAACATTTCATCTTCATCCAATGTAAAAGTTATAGATTTATCTAAAATACTTTCTATATTATCTAATGAAATGTAGTTTAATCCTTCAGAGTTTTTTGGTTGCTGGTATCTATAACCATTAGTTTGATAATTGATTACCTTATCTAATACTGGTGACACAAAAGTGAGCTCAGTAATATAAAGTGGAAGTATTTGTTTAGGAATTCCATTATTATGATCAGTTGCTATTACATCTACAGTTTGGTTTTGGTATAGATAATACCCTGTAAAGCTTATTAGTATAAAATAACAAAAAAAAGTAACTAGTAATAACTGAACTTTATTTTTCAATTTATGTCTCTCCTGTTTTCCCATTGATAGTTATATATATTTGATTGTACAGGATATAACAATTAAAAACTACCCTTCTAATTAAATTATAAGCATTCAAAGATAAACCATTTTTTTAGAAAAAGGAATTTTTTAATCTTATTAACAAATAATAAAAACAACCATCAACTAGGAGGTTATAATCATGAAGAGCAAAAAAATAGTTTTAATCTTTCTAACGTTTATCTTAATACTTAATGTAATATCTCTTACATATTGGCAAACACAAGAGACAGCAAGGGTGCTTAGATATGGTGCCCAGGGAAATGATGTGACTGAGCTACAAACTAGACTAAATCAATTAGGTTACTATACTTTTAGAATCACTGGAATATACGGCTGGAGAACACAAGCAGCTGTACGAAATTTCCAACGGGATTATGGTTTAGTTGTTGATGGAATTGCAGGTCCACAAACCTGGGGAGCTTTAAGACGAAACACTCACTTAGCTGGTGCTACAGGGCCAGCACGGGGCTTTACTGACCAAGAGATTAATCTTTTAGTTAACTTGGTTAACGGAGAAGCTAGAGGTGAGCCTTACATTGGACAAGTCGCAGTTGTGGCTGTCGTATTAAATCGTGTAAGAAACCAACAATTTCCCAATACTGTTTCTGGGGTTGTCTTTGAACCTAGAGCTTTTACTGCAGTCGCAGATGGACAAATCTGGCTAACACCAACTGACCCAAATCTAAGACAAGCTGTGATGGATGCCATAAATGGTTGGGATCCAACAAATGGAGCATTGTATTTCTTTAATCCAGAAACTTCAACTAGCCCGTGGATTTGGAGTCGTCCACAAATCAAACAAATAGGCAGGCATATATTCGCTTATTAAATATAATTAATAAAAGCAAAAGAGAGGCAACCTCTAAGTAATTATAATTACTAAGGCTGTCTCTCTGTTCTATATACACTTGTTAATTGCTTGAGTTAAATCGTAAATTAAATCATTACAATCTTCAATACCTACAGATATTCGTAATAAATCATCTGTTACGCCTAATTTTTTCCGATAATCCTCAGGCATATCTGCATGTGTCTGTCTGGAAGGAATCGTAATTAATGATTCTACTCCTCCTAAACTCTCAGCAAAAGAAAATAGCTCTAACTTGGAAAGCAAGTCCATAGCTAATTGTTCTGATTTGAAACGAATTGACAACATTGCCCCATCACCTGTAGCTTGTCCGAGGTGAATATTATACCCTTGTTCATTTATAGATGGATAATATACTTGATTTATCCATTTAGATCCCTCTGTTTGAGCCCATTCAACGATGGCCTGTGCATTTTTCGTCTGACGTTCCATCCTTAACCCTAATGTTTTAAGACTTCTAAGGAGTAGCCAAGAGTCACCCGCTGACAAGACAGATCCTGTTGTATTCTGCAAAAATCCGATTCTATCTGCAAGGTCTGCATCATTCGTAATAATTGCTCCTGCCAATAAATCATTATGGCCCGCTAAATACTTTGTCCCACTGTGAATTACAATATCTGCACCTAAATTAATTGGTGTTTGATAATATGGTGTCATAAATGTATTATCTACTATAAATAATGCA contains:
- a CDS encoding M23 family metallopeptidase codes for the protein MKNKVQLLLVTFFCYFILISFTGYYLYQNQTVDVIATDHNNGIPKQILPLYITELTFVSPVLDKVINYQTNGYRYQQPKNSEGLNYISLDNIESILDKSITFTLDEDEMLYHIEYDNREFQHYYGTDIGSEGYRIFPLRGGIVKENTDTMLISTDFLKYGIGYEVIEVNIDKDNQNIYVSGQITKVFGETQLPANDELPVSEWDYEKRLAHLEHLMNPIEGSHVSTRPSQWPGAPRYYRNGYHEGLDFYSHTSGIIVDKNTPVLAMDDGIVIRSDLGYIELSSSYRNQILQEAMGRFITPEYILDMLRGKSVWIEHNNGVVARYVHLDSIMQDVQVGEPVKRGQVIGKAGNTGTSYSLIGSDQGVHLHLDIMIHGQLFWESLTTEEIVALLQTLFND
- a CDS encoding trans-sulfuration enzyme family protein — translated: MKFNKNTILAQVGVIKNEKYGAISTPIYHSATFRHPAIGESTGYDYSRTSNPTRQELETALASLEEGKYGFAFPTGMAALTTIFGLFKSGDHVILSEDLYGGTYRLLKQYFNQYGIDADFIDTTNLIEVEQTWKPNTKGLLIETPSNPLMKITDIKLCAKLCKQFNALFIVDNTFMTPYYQTPINLGADIVIHSGTKYLAGHNDLLAGAIITNDADLADRIGFLQNTTGSVLSAGDSWLLLRSLKTLGLRMERQTKNAQAIVEWAQTEGSKWINQVYYPSINEQGYNIHLGQATGDGAMLSIRFKSEQLAMDLLSKLELFSFAESLGGVESLITIPSRQTHADMPEDYRKKLGVTDDLLRISVGIEDCNDLIYDLTQAINKCI
- the sleB gene encoding spore cortex-lytic enzyme, which codes for MKSKKIVLIFLTFILILNVISLTYWQTQETARVLRYGAQGNDVTELQTRLNQLGYYTFRITGIYGWRTQAAVRNFQRDYGLVVDGIAGPQTWGALRRNTHLAGATGPARGFTDQEINLLVNLVNGEARGEPYIGQVAVVAVVLNRVRNQQFPNTVSGVVFEPRAFTAVADGQIWLTPTDPNLRQAVMDAINGWDPTNGALYFFNPETSTSPWIWSRPQIKQIGRHIFAY